One genomic region from Carnobacterium divergens encodes:
- a CDS encoding type I toxin-antitoxin system Fst family toxin, giving the protein MFYQILSLIVAPVLVGIVTELFSHWLEEKDKDND; this is encoded by the coding sequence GTGTTTTACCAAATCTTATCGTTAATCGTTGCGCCAGTACTTGTTGGCATAGTCACTGAACTATTTTCTCATTGGTTAGAAGAGAAGGACAAAGACAACGATTGA